In Vibrio sp. STUT-A11, a genomic segment contains:
- the pyrF gene encoding orotidine-5'-phosphate decarboxylase produces the protein MIDQKVIVALDYDNQADALAFVDRIDPASCRLKVGKEMFTLFGPDFVRELHKRGFSVFLDLKFHDIPNTCSKAVRAAAELGVWMVNVHASGGERMMAASREILEPYGKDRPLLIGVTVLTSMEQSDLAGIGLNVAPQEQVIRLATLTKNSGLDGVVCSAQEASMLKGELGKEFKLVTPGIRPAGSEQGDQRRIMTPVDAIQAGSDYLVIGRPITQASDPATVLKSINDSLANM, from the coding sequence ATGATCGACCAAAAAGTTATTGTCGCACTGGATTATGATAACCAAGCTGATGCGCTTGCGTTTGTAGATCGCATTGATCCTGCGTCATGCCGTTTAAAAGTCGGCAAAGAGATGTTTACACTATTTGGTCCTGATTTCGTACGTGAGCTACACAAACGTGGTTTCTCTGTATTTTTGGATTTAAAATTTCACGATATCCCAAATACTTGTTCGAAAGCCGTGCGTGCGGCAGCGGAACTGGGTGTTTGGATGGTGAATGTTCATGCAAGCGGCGGTGAACGTATGATGGCAGCGTCTCGTGAGATTCTGGAACCATATGGTAAAGATCGTCCGTTGCTGATTGGTGTAACGGTACTAACCAGCATGGAACAGAGTGATTTGGCAGGGATTGGTTTGAATGTCGCGCCTCAAGAGCAAGTGATCCGCCTTGCAACACTAACGAAAAACTCTGGTCTTGATGGCGTAGTATGTTCTGCGCAAGAAGCTTCAATGTTGAAAGGCGAGCTGGGCAAAGAGTTTAAGCTGGTGACACCTGGTATTCGTCCTGCTGGTTCTGAGCAAGGTGACCAGCGTCGTATCATGACACCAGTAGACGCGATTCAAGCTGGCTCTGACTACCTTGTCATTGGTCGTCCTATTACTCAGGCTAGTGATCCTGCTACGGTATTGAAGTCAATTAACGATAGCTTGGCGAACATGTAA
- a CDS encoding extracellular solute-binding protein, giving the protein MTKKLPFSVLAILTATSFQLNAAELPADIEWTSNNNEPLFASEEAVHGGTYRTYIESFPQTLRSVGPDANSGLRQYLMDGTPKMAQRHPNTGKWIPQLAKSWAFGEDNKTVYFKLDETAKWSDGEKITADDYVFMMQYYTSKDIIDPWYNDFFTNSIVSVEKIDDYTIQVNLAVAQSHDSLMVMINMPSNGFQPRPKHFFEGEKDENNDGMPDNFVRKFNFKAEPTAAVYYLDKVKKGKSVTFKHVGEDWWGYNNRYYKNRYNVDKVRITVIRDPDIALKHFEKGNLDYFEMVLPNYWHDKTNTDVYKNGYIEKYWGFNQAPQGAGGVWMNTAMPMLDNLEVRKGIMVATDFDGMIENIMRGDYSRKPHGLGFGHGEYDDPNNTPPKFDVASAVKHFEKAGFDTVGADGIRVNDKGQRLSFAITYGYNSWTPRIAYLKEQAKLAGLEFTLNLVDGSSAFKYILEKKHQLAFLNMGSGEIPAYWEYLHSDNANKPQTNAHTNFSSPELDKLIEAYDSEFDQQKRYELSHQIQEYVTEANIIVPGYMVPYSRVAHWRWVKIPKDGMTKATEWILHPMDIGNFWIDSDVKKETEDAMDDGKTFPEVSVVDDRYKL; this is encoded by the coding sequence ATGACCAAGAAACTGCCATTTTCAGTATTAGCAATACTAACGGCGACCAGTTTTCAGCTGAATGCCGCTGAATTGCCAGCCGATATTGAATGGACTTCAAACAACAATGAGCCTCTGTTCGCTTCAGAAGAAGCGGTTCACGGTGGCACTTATCGCACTTATATTGAAAGCTTCCCACAGACATTACGCAGTGTTGGCCCTGATGCAAACTCAGGCTTACGTCAATACCTAATGGATGGTACGCCAAAAATGGCGCAACGCCATCCAAATACGGGCAAATGGATTCCGCAACTGGCTAAGTCATGGGCGTTTGGGGAAGACAATAAAACGGTTTATTTTAAGCTAGATGAAACCGCAAAATGGTCGGATGGTGAGAAGATTACTGCCGATGACTACGTCTTTATGATGCAGTACTACACATCAAAAGACATCATTGATCCTTGGTATAACGACTTCTTCACTAACAGTATCGTAAGTGTCGAAAAAATTGATGACTACACCATCCAAGTGAACCTTGCTGTTGCTCAGAGTCATGACTCCCTGATGGTGATGATCAACATGCCGAGTAATGGTTTCCAGCCTCGTCCGAAACATTTCTTTGAAGGTGAAAAAGACGAAAACAATGATGGTATGCCGGATAACTTTGTACGTAAGTTTAACTTCAAAGCGGAACCGACGGCAGCAGTCTACTACTTAGACAAAGTGAAAAAAGGCAAAAGTGTTACCTTTAAGCACGTTGGTGAAGATTGGTGGGGTTACAACAACCGTTACTACAAAAACCGTTACAACGTAGATAAAGTCCGTATTACTGTCATTCGCGATCCTGACATCGCGCTTAAGCACTTTGAAAAAGGTAATCTGGATTACTTCGAAATGGTGTTGCCGAACTATTGGCACGATAAGACCAACACCGATGTTTATAAAAACGGTTATATCGAGAAATATTGGGGCTTCAACCAAGCACCACAAGGTGCTGGTGGTGTTTGGATGAACACGGCAATGCCGATGCTTGATAACCTTGAGGTGCGTAAAGGCATCATGGTAGCAACCGATTTTGACGGTATGATCGAGAATATCATGCGTGGTGACTACTCTCGTAAGCCACACGGCCTTGGTTTTGGCCATGGTGAGTACGATGATCCGAATAATACGCCACCGAAGTTTGATGTGGCTTCAGCCGTTAAACATTTTGAGAAAGCCGGGTTTGATACCGTTGGGGCGGATGGCATTCGTGTGAACGACAAGGGCCAGCGCTTGAGCTTTGCGATTACCTATGGTTACAACTCTTGGACTCCGCGAATTGCTTATCTCAAAGAGCAAGCTAAGTTAGCGGGTTTGGAGTTTACCCTTAACTTAGTAGATGGTTCATCAGCGTTTAAATATATCCTGGAGAAGAAACATCAATTGGCCTTCTTGAATATGGGCTCAGGCGAAATTCCAGCATACTGGGAATACCTACACTCAGATAATGCGAACAAACCTCAGACTAACGCACACACCAATTTCAGCAGCCCAGAGCTGGATAAGTTGATTGAAGCGTATGACTCAGAGTTTGATCAGCAAAAACGTTACGAACTGTCACACCAGATTCAAGAGTATGTCACTGAAGCAAACATCATCGTTCCTGGGTATATGGTGCCTTACTCACGTGTTGCTCATTGGCGCTGGGTGAAAATTCCAAAAGATGGCATGACAAAAGCGACCGAATGGATCCTGCATCCAATGGATATTGGTAACTTCTGGATTGATTCTGACGTGAAAAAAGAGACGGAAGATGCGATGGACGACGGCAAAACGTTCCCTGAAGTGAGTGTCGTTGATGATCGTTACAAGTTGTAG